One genomic segment of Pongo abelii isolate AG06213 chromosome 13, NHGRI_mPonAbe1-v2.0_pri, whole genome shotgun sequence includes these proteins:
- the LOC100443410 gene encoding LOW QUALITY PROTEIN: olfactory receptor 1K1 (The sequence of the model RefSeq protein was modified relative to this genomic sequence to represent the inferred CDS: substituted 2 bases at 2 genomic stop codons), with translation MEAANESSEGISFILLGLTTSPGQQRPLFVLFLLLYVAGLLGNGLIVAVIQASPALHAPMYFLLACLSFADLCFTSVTVPKMLANLLTHDRSISLAGCLTQMYFFFALGVTDSCLLAAMAYDRYVAIRHPLYYATRMSRAVCTALVGMAWLVSHVHSLLHILLMARLSFCASHQVPHFFCDHQPLLRLSCSDTHHIQLLIFTEGAAVVVTPFLLILASCGAIAAAVLQLPSASGRLQAVSTFGSHLAVVSIFHGTIIAVYFQPTSXYEAERGRVATVMYTVVTPMLNPVIYSLRNRDVQGALXALLIGRRSSASDS, from the coding sequence ATGGAGGCTGCCAATGAGTCTTCAGAgggaatttcattcattttattgggACTGACAACAAGTCCTGGACAGCAGCGGCCTCTCTTTGTGCTGTTCTTGCTCTTGTATGTGGCCGGCCTCCTGGGTAATGGACTCATTGTGGCTGTCATCCAGGCCAGTCCAGCCCTTCATGCACCCATGTACTTCCTGCTGGCCTGCCTGTCCTTTGCTGACCTCTGCTTCACCTCCGTCACTGTGCCCAAGATGTTGGCCAACTTGTTGACCCATGACCGCTCCATCTCGCTGGCTGGCTGCCTGACCCAAATGTACTTCTTCTTTGCCCTGGGAGTAACTGACAGCTGTCTCCTGGCAGCCATGGCCTATGACCGCTACGTGGCCATCCGGCACCCCCTCTACTATGCCACAAGGATGTCCCGGGCCGTGTGCACAGCCCTGGTGGGGATGGCATGGCTGGTGTCCCACGTCCACTCCCTTCTGCATATCCTGCTCATGGCtcgcttgtctttctgtgcttccCACCAAGTGCCCCACTTCTTCTGTGACCACCAGCCTCTCTTAAGGCTCTCGTGCTCTGAcacccaccacatccagctgctCATCTTCACCGAGGGCGCCGCAGTGGTGGTCACTCCCTTCCTGCTCATCCTCGCCTCCTGTGGGGCCATCGCAGCTGCCGTGCTCCAGCTGCCCTCGGCCTCTGGGAGGCTCCAGGCTGTGTCCACCTTTGGCTCCCACCTGGCTGTGGTGAGCATCTTCCATGGGACAATCATTGCAGTCTACTTCCAGCCCACATCCTGATACGAGGCAGAGCGGGGCCGTGTGGCCACTGTCATGTACACTGTAgtcacccccatgctgaacccCGTCATCTACAGCCTCCGGAATCGCGATGTACAGGGGGCACTCTGAGCCCTTCTCATTGGGCGAAGGAGCTCAGCTAGTGACTCCTAA